The genomic stretch GACCGTCCACAAACCCCAGCGAAAGATGAACCACTACTGGTCCGCTGGAGACTCTGATCAGCTTCGATCATGATTACCACTCTCGAGGAAAAGCTGCCAGAGCGCCACAGCCCGCGCATCGACTGTTGAGAAGCATGTCTTTACGTTCTGGGACCTGACCGATATCTTGAAATCAGCTCTAGCCACGGGCCCAACCCTTCGACACGGGGCCCAGCTATCGAGCACACACTCCTCCAGCCCTCGCTGCAGAAATCGCCTCCTGCCGCGACCTCGGAGCAGGCGAGCAAGCATTCGCCGCGATCCGCCAACTCACAGAGTCGCCCGAACGTCCTGCCACCGGAGGCTTTCTCCGGGGAATCTGGCCCACTCCAGCGACGCAACTACATCCATTCCAGCTCCCCGTACTTCTTAGAACCTGTGAAGGAGTTTTCTCATGAAGGCACTTGTATGGCACGGCGTAGGCGATATTCGTCTCGACAGTGTCCCCGACCCCAAGGTCCAGGAGTCCACTGATGCGATCGTGCGCATCACTCGCAGCGCGATCTGCGGAACCGATCTCCACTTCATCCGGGGCACGATGGCCGGGATGCGCGAAGGCACGATCCTCGGTCACGAGGCTGTGGGCGTGGTCGAGGAAGTCGGCGCCGCAGTGCGCGGACTGACCCCCGGGGACCGGGTCCTGGTGTGCTCCACCATGTCCTGCGGGGTCTGCCGCTACTGCCGGATGGGCCAGACAGCACAGTGCGATGTCGCCAACCCCAACGGCCCTCAAGCCGGTACCTGTTTCTTCGGAGGCCCTGCCCCCACCGGTTCTGTCGACGGGCTGCAGGCTGAATATGCGCGAATCCCGTGGGCTGCCAACACGCTGATCCCGTTGCCGGAGAAGATCTCCGACGACGACGCCCTGCTGCTCTCCGACATCTTCCCCACCGCCTGGTTCGGCGCCGAGCTGGCCGGGATCAGGCGCGGCGACACCGTGGCCGTCTACGGGGCAGGGATCGTGGGACAACTGGCCATCGCCTCGGCCTACCGCCAAGGAGCCGGGCGAGTCTGGGCCATCGACGGAGTCCAGACGCGGCTGGTCAAGGCAGCGGAGCAGAAGGCAGAGGTCATCGACTTCAACCGTGAAGACCCGGTGGAGGCCCTCATGGACGCCACCCTGGGAGTCGGAGTCGATGCGGTGATCGAAGCGGTAGGAGTCGATGCCCAGCGACCCACCCGCGGACCAGCCGCGCAGAAGTACGCCGCCCAGGCAGAGAAGTTCGACGCCGAGGTCGCCCAGACCGCACCCGAGACCAACATCGAAGGCGAGAACTGGGTACCGGGCGACGCGCCCTCGCTCTCTGCGCAGTGGGCGGTGGAATCGGTAGCCAAATACGGACGGATCGGCATGATCGGGGTCTTCTCTCCGGACCTGACATCATTCCCGCTCGGGATGGCCACGAACAAGAACCTCACCCTGCGTGGCGGCAACTGTGACCACCGCTCGGTGACGCCGCCGCTGTTGGACCTGGTGGCCGGCGGGTTGTTCGACCCCCCGCCGTTCATCACCCAGGAAGAACCGTTGGACGACGTCGTTGAGGCGTATCTGAGCTTCGACCGTCGAGAGGAGGGTTGGCTGAAGACCGTTCTGGCCCCGCAGTGAACACCCCCGAGAGCCGGCCCACCCGACCCTAGGAGATCCCATGTCCACCGCAGCCCTGTTATTGACCATCGCAGGCGCCGTCGTCGTGCTCTTCCTGCTCATCATGCAGCTGAAACTCCACGCCTTCGTCGCCCTGCTGCTGACCAGCATCCTCACCGCTGTGATCGTGGGGATCCCGCTTCACGAGATCATCGATACCGTCGAAGAGGGCATGGGCGGGGTCCTGGGCTTCGTCGCGATCATCGTGGGCCTGGGCGCAATGTTCGGCCAGGTCCTACGCGCCACCGGCGCGGCCGAGAAGATCGCCGACACCCTGGTGGAGGCCTTCGGAGAGAAGCGTCTCCCCTGGTCTTTGGGTGCGACCGGTCTGATCCTGGCGATCCCGGTCTTCTTCGACGTCTTGTTAGTGATGCTGATGCCGCTGGTGTTCAGTCTGGTGCGCAAAGCTCAGACCACCCTTGTGGTGCTCGCGCTGCCGCTGCTGGCAGGGATCAGCGCGGGCCACAGTCTGGTCCCACCCACGCCCGGTCCGGTGGCGGCTGCCGGGGTGCTCGGAGCTGACCTGGGGTGGGTGATCGCTTTGGGCCTGGCTGCCAGTGTGCCTGCGGTGATTCTGGGTGGGGTGTTCTACGGGAAGTTCATCAGCCGGTACGTCACCGTCGGGGTGCCTGAGGACCTTGATCAAGACGATGAGGACGAGGACGGACCCGAGTCGGACTCCACGCCCAGCTTCCCGCTGATCCTGACCATCCTGGCTATCCCGCTGGCGCTGATCCTGGGAAACACCGCCTCAGAGGCGCTGTTGGATGAGGACCACATGGTCACCCAGGTCCTCGCCTTGGTAGGAGACCCGATCGTCGCGCTGATCATCGCGGTCCTGTTGGCGTTCTACGTCCTGGGCGCACGGCGTGGGCTGGGTCGCGAGGACCTGCAGAAGGTGGCCTCCAGCGCGCTGACCCCGGTGGGTCTGATCCTGCTGGTCACCGGTGCTGGCGGGGTCTTCGGTCAGGTGCTGGAGGACTCCGGGGTCGGTGAGGCGCTCGAGGAGACGGTCGGCGGCCTTGGGGTCCCGGTGATCGTCCTGGCGTTTCTGACCGCCGCGCTGCTGCGCATCGCGCTGGGCTCCGGCACGGTGGCCACGGTGACTGCTGCCGCGATCATCGCGCCGCTGCTGGAGGGCGGCGAGCATACAGCCGGGATGGTGGCGGCGGTGGTGGTGGCCATCGGCGCCGGCGCCACAGTGCTCTCTCACGTTAATGACTCCGGGTTCTGGCTGGTCAACCGGTACCTGGGTCTGAATGAGAAGCAGACGCTGATGACCTGGACAGCCATGCAGACCATCCTCGGGGTCACTGCCTTCGGCACAGTCTGGGCGATCA from Nesterenkonia sandarakina encodes the following:
- a CDS encoding alcohol dehydrogenase catalytic domain-containing protein, whose translation is MKALVWHGVGDIRLDSVPDPKVQESTDAIVRITRSAICGTDLHFIRGTMAGMREGTILGHEAVGVVEEVGAAVRGLTPGDRVLVCSTMSCGVCRYCRMGQTAQCDVANPNGPQAGTCFFGGPAPTGSVDGLQAEYARIPWAANTLIPLPEKISDDDALLLSDIFPTAWFGAELAGIRRGDTVAVYGAGIVGQLAIASAYRQGAGRVWAIDGVQTRLVKAAEQKAEVIDFNREDPVEALMDATLGVGVDAVIEAVGVDAQRPTRGPAAQKYAAQAEKFDAEVAQTAPETNIEGENWVPGDAPSLSAQWAVESVAKYGRIGMIGVFSPDLTSFPLGMATNKNLTLRGGNCDHRSVTPPLLDLVAGGLFDPPPFITQEEPLDDVVEAYLSFDRREEGWLKTVLAPQ
- a CDS encoding GntP family permease, which codes for MSTAALLLTIAGAVVVLFLLIMQLKLHAFVALLLTSILTAVIVGIPLHEIIDTVEEGMGGVLGFVAIIVGLGAMFGQVLRATGAAEKIADTLVEAFGEKRLPWSLGATGLILAIPVFFDVLLVMLMPLVFSLVRKAQTTLVVLALPLLAGISAGHSLVPPTPGPVAAAGVLGADLGWVIALGLAASVPAVILGGVFYGKFISRYVTVGVPEDLDQDDEDEDGPESDSTPSFPLILTILAIPLALILGNTASEALLDEDHMVTQVLALVGDPIVALIIAVLLAFYVLGARRGLGREDLQKVASSALTPVGLILLVTGAGGVFGQVLEDSGVGEALEETVGGLGVPVIVLAFLTAALLRIALGSGTVATVTAAAIIAPLLEGGEHTAGMVAAVVVAIGAGATVLSHVNDSGFWLVNRYLGLNEKQTLMTWTAMQTILGVTAFGTVWAISLVV